The following are encoded together in the Syngnathus scovelli strain Florida chromosome 12, RoL_Ssco_1.2, whole genome shotgun sequence genome:
- the wdr27 gene encoding WD repeat-containing protein 27: protein MIVERFKLTCDRLVSYQRLACSCDYTGIPLNSKDILIYSNVDVEQKALLLTGHHGEITSMTFGKKNSPVLFCSASADYIIVWNVEVCQRRVSQGQIAAGTIIGSRPGEVVHISFCSSDERVAACSGATAYVFSSQKQETISTLTGHLGPVTSAEFCSWDENILVTTSEDRTFKVWDLQTESVFYQSFVLSASPLLSVFFMKENGHIITGSTNGQVWCFSLTAEFSCQLVTKIDLHKNDQRHQAGVGEKSSEVEILVPVLKIVSFGSCNGNTDAEKRDGSWLCVGSTDGLYVVNLATAELVTVLHFRDYPNLSISMAGSWVFSDKHNNSMLFLVSSLFTPCVALLEFCLGDVKRIQAGSQGFSIFPSSPPLLESPLNAELKKKEPSHLKKKGGLKEQPLVFHSKVKSSGYTSSPRKLLFSPKTTAPKNKSSVTTNKKKGLFLKDYPEDTAAPTVLRVNLSISSKPVYCLQYSGDGKQILCGLGDNSVFMYKSSLTGNPAVYTGHDKPVSSVSWSLNRQYWLSASHDQTLRLWTHDIPEPAVIMRKNMSSKHIKAAQFYYLDKFLLLALGDSLHLYLYHVDVTHDDIKRYQQRSFVKLSSCFSTSAGADITDLSAINDFFAYIVLACTSNRSIQVFDMNKGIVAAEVPDAHSRAVHCITQNKGSMFSTQAPESYNLFVTSAITDGLKMWDLRTLRCVRRYDNHVNRCHSCSSAISPCGRFIACGSEDKCAYVYDIRSSSYLHKLQRHSETVLSVTFNPATPQLLTGTLDGKISLFDPSGGLCLSHDTSSAAHNISRMSL from the exons ATGATAGTTGAAAGGTTCAAATTGACTTGTGACAGACTTGTATCGTACCAGCGGCTGGCTTGTAGTTGCGATTACACTGGTATCCCTCTAAATAGCAAGGACATTCTCATTTACAGTAATGTAGACGTGGAGCAAAAG GCCTTGCTGCTCACTGGCCATCATGGTGAAATCACCTCTATGACTTTTGGGAAAAAGAACTCACCTGTCCTTTTCTGTTCTGCATCTGCTGATTATATAATCGTCTGGAATGTAGAGGTGTGCCAGAGAAGAGTGAGCCAAG GTCAAATTGCAGCCGGAACAATTATTGGAAGCCGACCAGGTGAAGTGGTCCATATTTCCTTCTGTTCGTCTGATGAAAGAGTGGCTGCATGCTCTGGAGCCACTGCATATGTTTTCAGCTCACAG AAACAGGAAACAATCTCAACGTTAACTGGCCATTTGGGGCCTGTAACGTCAGCAGAGTTTTGCTCGTgggatgaaaacattcttgtcaCCACATCAGAGGACCGAACATTTAAG GTATGGGATCTACAAACCGAATCAGTTTTCTACCAGTCTTTTGTACTGTCAG CTTCTCCTCTACTCAGTGTGTTCTTCATGAAGGAAAATGGACACATAATCACCGGCTCCACAAATGGACAG GTTTGGTGCTTTTCTCTCACGGCTGAATTTTCTTGTCAGCTCGTGACCAAAATAGACCTTCACAAAAATGACCAACGACATCAAGCAG GTGTTGGGGAAAAGTCATCAGAAGTAGAAATTTTAGTACCTGTCCTCAAAATAGTTTCTTTTGGCTCATGTAATGGCAACACAGATGCAGAGAAAAG GGACGGGAGCTGGTTATGTGTTGGAAGCACTGATGGTCTGTATGTAGTCAACCTGGCTACAGCAGAGCTCGTAACTGTTTTACATTTCAGAG ATTACCCCAATTTGAGCATCTCGATGGCTGGGTCTTGGGTCTTCTCTGACAAACATAACAACTCT ATGCTGTTTTTAGTGAGCTCTTTGTTTACTCCATGTGTGGCCCTGTTGGAGTTCTGTTTGGGTGACGTAAAAAGAATCCAGGCGGGAAGTCAAGGCTTTTCAATATTTCCAAG TTCCCCCCCACTGCTGGAGTCACCTCTCAATGCTGAGTTGAAGAAGAAGGAGCCCagtcatttgaagaaaaaag GTGGTTTAAAGGAACAGCCGCTTGTCTTTCACTCAAAGGTGAAATCATCTGGATACACAAGCTCCCCAAG AAAGCTTCTTTTTTCACCCAAAACAACTGCTCCGAAAAATAAGTCCTCAGTGACGACTAATAAGAAGAA AGGTTTATTCCTCAAAGATTACCCAGAAGACACTGCCGCACCTACAGTTCTTCGTGTCAATTTAAGTATTTCAAGCAAGCCAGTGTATTGCCTGCAGTACTCAG GCGATGGAAAGCAAATCCTGTGTGGCCTAGGTGACAACTCTGTGTTTATGTACAAGTCTTCCCTTACTGGCAATCCAGCTGTCTATACAG GGCACGACAAGCCAGTGAGCAGTGTGAGCTGGAGCCTCAACAGGCAGTACTGGTTAAGTGCATCACATGACCAGACTCTGCGACTTTGGACTCATGACATCCCGGAGCCCGCTGTTATCATG AGGAAAAATATGTCCTCTAAACATATCAAAGCTGCCCAGTTTTATTACCTGGACAAGTTTTTGCTACTTGCATTGGGAGACTCACTACACCTGTATTTGTATCATGTGGATGTCACGCATGATGACATCAAAAG ATATCAGCAGCGGAGTTTTGTCAAATTGTCAAGCTGCTTTTCAACATCTGCAGGTGCTGATATTACAGACTTGTCTGCTATCAATGATTTCTTCGCAT ACATTGTTCTGGCATGTACTTCCAATCGTTCCATTCAAGTGTTTGACATGAACAAAGGCATAGTCGCCGCAGAGGTGCCCGATGCTCACAGCAGAGCCGTCCACTGTATAACACAAAACAAG GGCTCAATGTTCAGCACACAGGCACCAGAATCGTATAACCTCTTCGTCACGAGTGCAATCACGGATGGCTTGAAGATGTGGGACCTTCGCACACTTAG GTGTGTACGCCGTTACGACAATCATGTGAACCGCTGCCATTCCTGCTCTTCCGCCATTTCGCCGTGTGGTCGATTCATAGCGTGCGGCTCAGAGGACAAATGT